In Firmicutes bacterium ASF500, a single genomic region encodes these proteins:
- the csrA_2 gene encoding Translational regulator CsrA, translating to MLILQRKEGESLLIGDEVEITVLSVEAGRARLAIQAPRSVTILRSELKVAADANREAADEEVSPLELLGVLKGQDPK from the coding sequence ATGCTGATCCTCCAGAGAAAAGAGGGGGAGTCCCTGCTGATTGGGGACGAGGTGGAGATCACCGTCCTGTCCGTGGAGGCCGGTCGGGCCCGCCTGGCCATTCAGGCCCCCCGCAGCGTGACCATTCTGCGCAGCGAACTCAAGGTGGCCGCCGACGCCAACCGGGAGGCGGCGGACGAGGAGGTCTCGCCGCTGGAGCTTCTGGGCGTTTTAAAGGGACAGGATCCTAAATAA
- the pomA gene encoding Chemotaxis protein PomA: MNITYIIGIIAAFGVMVIGMMQGGEGFLDVSQLGNFVDGASVFITIGCTFAVLIASFPIPTLAAIPKHFGVLMNTKKYDPMAIIEKLVELAQVARKNGLLALEEMGNQESDPFFKQCIMLIVDNNDADQAKEIMMNDIEQSSARHEDAAGMYDKASSVAPAFGMVGTLVGLINMLKGMNLDGDGASNIGTAMGTALITTLYGCVLAHMIFGPIATQLRQRDEEETLCKLIIVEGIMSIQSGANPKFLREKLLTFLGQKQRSEDGGKKASKGE; the protein is encoded by the coding sequence ATGAATATTACATATATCATTGGCATCATTGCCGCGTTCGGCGTAATGGTCATCGGCATGATGCAGGGCGGCGAGGGTTTCCTGGACGTGAGCCAGCTGGGCAACTTCGTGGACGGCGCCTCCGTCTTCATCACCATCGGCTGTACCTTCGCCGTGCTGATCGCCAGCTTCCCCATTCCCACCCTGGCCGCCATCCCCAAGCACTTCGGCGTTCTGATGAATACCAAGAAGTACGACCCCATGGCCATCATCGAGAAGCTGGTGGAGCTGGCCCAGGTGGCCCGTAAAAACGGCCTGCTGGCCCTGGAGGAAATGGGCAACCAGGAGAGCGACCCTTTCTTTAAGCAGTGCATCATGCTCATCGTGGACAACAACGACGCCGACCAGGCCAAGGAGATCATGATGAACGATATCGAGCAGTCCTCCGCCCGGCACGAGGACGCCGCCGGAATGTATGACAAGGCATCCTCCGTGGCCCCGGCCTTCGGCATGGTGGGCACGCTGGTCGGTCTGATTAACATGCTGAAAGGCATGAACCTGGACGGCGACGGCGCCAGCAACATCGGTACCGCTATGGGTACCGCCCTGATTACCACTCTGTACGGCTGCGTGCTGGCCCATATGATCTTTGGCCCCATCGCCACCCAGCTGCGCCAGCGTGACGAGGAAGAGACCCTTTGCAAGCTGATTATCGTGGAGGGCATCATGTCCATCCAGTCGGGCGCGAACCCCAAATTCCTGCGTGAGAAGCTGCTCACCTTCCTGGGCCAGAAGCAGCGCAGTGAGGACGGCGGCAAGAAGGCCAGCAAGGGCGAGTAA
- the fliW gene encoding Flagellar assembly factor FliW, with the protein MRLKTKYFGEIECREEEKLHFPEGLFGFEEEKEFFLLPFEGGEGSLLCFQSAVTPGLAFVALNPFSLKPDYAPVLTDRELEALGVERSEDLCFYTLCVVRSPVGESTVNLRCPVAVNDRTGQAMQSILEEGGYHMHHLLSEFGRKEEATC; encoded by the coding sequence ATGCGTTTAAAGACCAAGTATTTTGGCGAGATCGAGTGCCGGGAGGAGGAGAAACTCCACTTCCCGGAGGGCCTGTTCGGCTTTGAGGAGGAGAAGGAATTTTTCCTCCTTCCCTTCGAGGGCGGCGAGGGAAGCCTCCTCTGCTTTCAGAGCGCGGTGACCCCCGGCCTGGCCTTTGTAGCCCTGAATCCCTTTTCCCTCAAGCCGGATTACGCCCCGGTCCTCACTGATCGGGAGCTGGAGGCTTTGGGCGTGGAGCGCAGCGAGGACCTGTGCTTCTATACGCTGTGCGTGGTGCGCAGTCCGGTGGGGGAGAGCACGGTGAATCTGCGCTGCCCGGTGGCCGTCAACGACCGGACGGGTCAGGCGATGCAGTCCATCCTGGAGGAGGGCGGCTATCATATGCACCACCTTCTGTCGGAGTTCGGACGGAAGGAGGAGGCGACATGCTGA
- the proX gene encoding Prolyl-tRNA editing protein ProX, with the protein MHIDPTRYTARPADERIPQELAIYDRLEELSIPYVRVDHERADTIEFCHEVEQVLGSEICKNLFLCNRQQTEFYLLMMPGDKPFKTKFLSAQLGCSRLSFAGDGHMRDYLQTVPGSVSAMELLFDTEKHVQLVIDKDLLEDEFISGHPGISTSTLQLRREDLFKFVESTGHTPVYIDLPDPRLE; encoded by the coding sequence ATGCACATTGACCCGACCCGATACACCGCCCGTCCCGCCGACGAGCGTATCCCCCAGGAGCTGGCCATTTACGACCGGCTGGAGGAGCTGTCCATCCCCTATGTCCGGGTGGACCACGAGCGCGCCGACACCATTGAGTTCTGCCATGAGGTGGAACAGGTCCTGGGCTCTGAGATCTGCAAAAACCTGTTCCTGTGCAACCGCCAGCAGACCGAGTTCTACCTCCTGATGATGCCGGGGGACAAGCCCTTCAAGACCAAATTTCTGTCCGCTCAGCTGGGCTGTTCCCGGCTGTCCTTCGCCGGCGACGGCCACATGCGGGACTATTTGCAGACCGTTCCCGGCTCGGTCTCCGCCATGGAGCTGCTGTTCGACACAGAGAAGCATGTCCAGCTGGTCATTGACAAGGACCTTCTGGAAGACGAGTTCATCAGCGGCCACCCGGGTATCTCCACATCCACCCTCCAGCTGAGACGGGAGGACTTGTTCAAATTCGTGGAGTCCACCGGCCACACCCCGGTTTACATCGACCTGCCCGACCCCAGGCTGGAGTGA
- the fliE gene encoding Flagellar hook-basal body complex protein FliE, with product MEFTPVQPIRPLWDSLSQPEQAGRTPAGTLFANVFQSAIDNVRETSAVQANLEYELATGQIDNPAEVTLAASKASTAAILLMEMRNKAVDTYNEIMRISL from the coding sequence ATGGAATTTACCCCTGTTCAACCGATTCGTCCCCTTTGGGACTCCCTGAGCCAGCCGGAGCAGGCCGGACGGACCCCCGCCGGCACCCTCTTTGCCAACGTGTTTCAGTCGGCCATTGACAACGTGCGGGAGACCAGCGCGGTGCAGGCGAACCTGGAATATGAGCTGGCCACCGGGCAGATCGACAACCCGGCGGAGGTGACTCTGGCCGCCAGCAAGGCCAGCACCGCGGCGATTCTGCTGATGGAGATGCGGAATAAAGCGGTGGATACCTACAATGAGATTATGCGTATTTCCCTGTAA
- the flgC gene encoding Flagellar basal-body rod protein FlgC, with the protein MAFVSTIDVIGSGFTAQQQRLDVISENIVNMNTTRTENGEGPYRRKVTVFEAEERVSRFQDVLERARLGSPVRSTQKKGGVRVVGVEEDPSDFKLKYDPTDPDANEEGYVELPNVDLVKEITDGMAASQAYSANVTAFNLLKSVISKGLEIGK; encoded by the coding sequence ATGGCATTTGTCAGCACCATTGATGTGATTGGCTCCGGATTTACCGCCCAGCAGCAGCGGCTGGACGTAATTTCTGAGAATATCGTCAATATGAACACCACCCGGACGGAAAACGGGGAGGGCCCCTACCGCCGGAAAGTGACCGTCTTTGAGGCGGAGGAGCGGGTCAGCCGGTTCCAGGATGTGCTGGAGCGGGCTCGTCTGGGCTCGCCGGTCCGGAGCACTCAGAAAAAGGGCGGCGTCCGCGTTGTAGGCGTGGAGGAGGACCCCTCTGATTTCAAGCTGAAGTACGACCCCACCGACCCGGACGCCAACGAGGAGGGCTATGTGGAGCTGCCCAACGTGGACCTGGTCAAAGAGATCACCGACGGAATGGCGGCCAGTCAGGCGTATTCCGCCAACGTGACAGCATTTAACCTGTTAAAGAGTGTGATCTCCAAGGGCTTGGAGATCGGCAAGTAA
- the flgB gene encoding Flagellar basal body rod protein FlgB, whose protein sequence is MAGYLFSNSMLMLERAMDFQWTKFNAISDNIVNAETPDYKAKYVTFEEALDSSIRRSIRASDGRSSAMRSVLSSARPVVHVAENESMRMDDNGVNVAEQETELIRNTYQMQYTMDAINGKITLLRTLIRGQ, encoded by the coding sequence ATGGCTGGATATTTATTCTCTAATTCCATGCTGATGCTGGAACGGGCCATGGACTTCCAGTGGACCAAGTTTAACGCCATTTCTGATAATATCGTCAACGCGGAGACCCCCGACTATAAGGCGAAGTACGTCACCTTTGAGGAGGCGCTGGACTCCAGCATCCGCAGGTCGATCCGGGCCAGCGACGGACGGAGCTCCGCGATGCGGTCCGTTCTCAGCTCCGCCCGGCCGGTTGTCCATGTGGCGGAGAACGAGAGTATGCGCATGGACGACAACGGCGTCAACGTTGCAGAGCAGGAGACCGAGCTGATCCGCAACACCTATCAGATGCAGTACACCATGGACGCGATCAACGGCAAGATTACCCTGCTTCGGACGCTGATCCGGGGGCAGTAA
- the yscN gene encoding putative ATP synthase YscN yields MFRELIPAVRSAETVGRTGKIENIVGMSIEASGGRAAGGDICRIYSNESGGQIPAEVVGFKNDHILLMPYANMSGISAGNFVRNTGKRLTLPVGPFLRGRVINALGQPIDGLEPFQRADTFSVDSTYINPMARPPIRERMEFGVKAIDSLLTIGKGQRIGIFAGSGVGKSTLMGMIAKNVKADINVIALVGERGREVLEFMQKDLGEEGMRRSVLVVATSDQPAMLRMKCPSVATSIAEYFSGQGYDVLLMMDSLTRFAMAQREIGLAIGEPPVARGYTPSMYAEMPKLLERSGNFQKGSITGVYTVLVEGDDTNEPIADTVRGILDGHIVLSRQLANSNHFPAIDVGASISRLMVEIVSPEHRALASKLRDIMGVYEKNSDLVSIGAYKAGANRKLDYALTKIDAINQFLMQGTDEAFTYEESLNELERILQ; encoded by the coding sequence GTGTTTCGTGAGCTGATCCCCGCTGTCCGTTCCGCTGAAACGGTGGGCCGGACGGGAAAAATTGAGAATATTGTGGGCATGTCCATTGAGGCCTCCGGCGGCCGGGCCGCCGGAGGCGATATCTGCCGCATCTATTCCAACGAGTCCGGCGGTCAGATTCCCGCTGAGGTGGTGGGCTTCAAAAATGACCACATCCTGTTAATGCCCTATGCCAACATGAGCGGCATTTCCGCGGGCAACTTTGTCCGCAACACCGGCAAGCGGCTGACCCTTCCGGTGGGACCCTTTCTGCGGGGCCGGGTGATCAACGCTCTAGGCCAGCCCATCGACGGGTTGGAGCCCTTCCAGCGGGCAGACACCTTCTCTGTGGACAGCACCTATATCAACCCCATGGCCCGCCCCCCCATTCGGGAACGGATGGAGTTCGGCGTCAAAGCCATTGACAGCCTCCTCACCATCGGCAAGGGCCAGCGTATCGGAATCTTCGCCGGCTCCGGCGTGGGCAAATCCACCCTGATGGGGATGATCGCCAAGAATGTGAAGGCGGACATCAATGTGATTGCCCTGGTGGGCGAGCGCGGTCGAGAGGTTTTGGAGTTCATGCAGAAGGACCTGGGGGAGGAGGGCATGCGCCGCTCCGTGCTGGTGGTCGCCACCAGCGACCAGCCCGCCATGCTGCGGATGAAATGCCCCAGCGTGGCCACCAGCATCGCCGAGTACTTCTCCGGTCAGGGCTACGACGTTCTGCTGATGATGGACTCCCTCACCCGTTTCGCGATGGCCCAGCGGGAGATCGGCCTGGCCATCGGTGAGCCGCCGGTAGCCAGAGGCTACACGCCCTCGATGTACGCTGAGATGCCCAAGCTGCTGGAGCGCAGCGGAAACTTTCAAAAGGGCTCCATCACCGGGGTATACACCGTGCTGGTGGAGGGCGACGACACCAACGAGCCCATCGCCGACACGGTCCGGGGCATTTTGGACGGTCACATCGTTCTGTCCCGCCAGCTAGCCAACTCCAACCACTTCCCCGCTATCGACGTGGGGGCCAGCATCTCCCGTCTGATGGTGGAGATCGTCTCCCCGGAGCACCGGGCCCTGGCCTCCAAGCTGAGAGACATTATGGGCGTCTATGAAAAAAATTCGGACCTGGTGTCCATCGGCGCGTACAAGGCGGGCGCCAACCGCAAGCTGGACTACGCGCTGACCAAGATCGACGCCATCAATCAGTTTTTGATGCAGGGCACCGATGAGGCTTTCACCTATGAGGAAAGTCTGAACGAGCTGGAGCGTATCCTGCAATGA
- the fliG gene encoding Flagellar motor switch protein FliG — translation MPEAIKTELTPPQKAAAVIVSLGADKASGLYQYMEAEEIEALTLEVARLGMLDSEQTEAVLTEFYQNCMTSKAVTEGGLEYARTVLEKAFGNQTALALLEKVTKSLKNREFAFLDKADVKSLFSALQNERPQTVALVLSYVDPDKAAGVIEQLEPQRQIRVVEAIATMESASPTAIKTVEAEMERKFSSIITQSNVKVGGIDYVAGIMNNLDRSSEKSIFDGLSAHNADLADEIRKRMFVFEDIITMDDRSVQRFVRDCDPKDLVLALKTANTDVASKLFTNMSARMAESIRDDLEVTTNVRMKDVEDAQQRIVSVIRDLEERNEIIIMKGGKDDIIA, via the coding sequence GTGCCTGAGGCGATTAAAACTGAATTGACCCCTCCCCAGAAGGCGGCAGCTGTGATCGTCTCCCTGGGCGCGGATAAGGCGTCCGGCCTCTACCAATACATGGAGGCTGAGGAGATCGAGGCCCTCACCCTGGAGGTGGCCCGGCTGGGTATGCTGGACTCGGAACAGACCGAGGCCGTGCTGACAGAGTTTTATCAGAACTGTATGACCAGCAAGGCGGTCACCGAGGGCGGCCTGGAGTACGCCAGGACCGTCCTGGAGAAGGCTTTCGGCAATCAGACCGCCCTGGCCCTGCTGGAGAAGGTGACCAAGTCCCTGAAAAACCGGGAATTCGCTTTCCTGGACAAGGCGGATGTCAAGTCCCTGTTCTCCGCCCTCCAGAACGAGCGTCCTCAGACGGTGGCCCTGGTTCTTTCCTACGTGGACCCGGACAAGGCGGCCGGCGTCATCGAGCAGCTGGAGCCCCAGCGGCAGATCAGAGTTGTGGAGGCCATCGCCACCATGGAGAGCGCCTCCCCTACCGCCATCAAGACGGTGGAGGCCGAGATGGAGCGCAAGTTCTCCAGCATTATTACCCAGTCCAACGTCAAGGTGGGCGGCATAGACTATGTGGCGGGCATCATGAACAACCTGGACCGCTCCAGCGAGAAGTCCATCTTCGACGGCCTGTCCGCCCACAACGCCGACTTGGCGGACGAGATCCGCAAGCGGATGTTCGTCTTCGAGGATATTATCACCATGGACGACCGCTCTGTGCAGCGCTTCGTCCGGGACTGCGACCCCAAGGACCTGGTCCTGGCCCTGAAGACGGCCAATACCGACGTAGCCAGCAAGCTGTTTACCAACATGTCCGCCCGTATGGCCGAGAGTATCCGGGACGACCTGGAGGTGACCACCAACGTCCGTATGAAGGACGTGGAGGACGCCCAACAGCGTATCGTCAGCGTCATCCGGGATTTGGAGGAACGAAACGAGATCATCATCATGAAGGGCGGAAAGGACGATATCATTGCGTAA